Proteins encoded in a region of the Vicia villosa cultivar HV-30 ecotype Madison, WI linkage group LG5, Vvil1.0, whole genome shotgun sequence genome:
- the LOC131604734 gene encoding uncharacterized protein LOC131604734 has translation MVRVECRAKCGFLKLCSKVGHKHAFAIKTIFDKHTCARVLDNRSASSRAWKAKLTAKRIIEGDADKQYANLRRYAAEGFTNGCKPFVGVDGCHLKMKYGGPLLIIMGREPNDQYFPLAFGVVETETKETWRWFIDLMIEDIGLDKRYVFISDQQKGLVSVFEEMNERVEHRLCLRHLHVVAALGFRQQNPEDFIDECYSREKYKMCYGFAVSPINGQDMWPEVESEELLPPMFNKSPGSPRKIRIRESGEEGSRKMFQGVSYRCAKCDKKKVKTQPTQIVTSQTDGDVTTQADGNPTDATQTTAS, from the exons ATGGTAAGGGTAGAATGTAGGGCCAAATGTGGATTTTTAAAACTTTGTTCAAAAGTGGGCCATAAGCACGCTTTTGCTATAAAAACAATATTTGACAAACACACATGTGCTAGAGTTTTAGATAACAGATCTGCAAGCTCAAG GGCATGGAAGGCAAAGCTCACAGCAAAGAGGATTATAGAGGGAGATGCAGACAAGCAATATGCTAATTTGAGGAGGTATGCAGCTGAG GGTTTCACTAATGGTTGCAAACCCTTTGTTGGGGTAGATGGTTGTCATCTAAAAATGAAATATGGGGGTCCGTTGCTAATTATTATGGGTAGGGAACCTAATGACCAGTATTTTCCTTTAGCATTTGGGGTAGTTGAAACAGAAACAAAGGAGACATGGAGATGGTTTATTGACCTGATGATTGAAGACATTGGGTTGGACAAGAGATATGTTTTTAtatctgatcaacaaaag GGACTAGTTTCTGTTTTTGAAGAGATGAATGAAAGGGTAGAACATAGGTTGTGCTTGAGGCATCT GCATGTTGTAGCAGCATTAGGTTTTAGACAACAAAACCCTGAGGATTTTATAGATGAATGTTATTCtagagaaaaatataaaatgtgtTATGGTTTTGCTGTAAGTCCAATTAATGGCCAGGATATGTGGCCTGAGGTAGAATCAGAAGAATTATTGCCACCAATGTTTAATAAAAGTCCAGGGAGTCCTAGAAAGATAAGGATTAGAGAGAGTGGTGAAGAAGGTTCAAGAAAAATGTTTCAAGGTGTTTCTTATAGATGTGCAAAATGTGACAAG AAAAAGGTCAAGACACAACCAACCCAAATTGTTACAAGTCAAACTGATGGAGATGTTACAACTCAAGCTGATGGAAATCCAACTGATGCCACTCAAACTACTGCAAGTTAA